In a single window of the Pontibacter russatus genome:
- a CDS encoding trimeric intracellular cation channel family protein — MEINFTTVIDLSGTFAFAISGIRLASGKQIDWFGAYIIGLVTAIGGGTTRDLLLDVTPFWMEDGKYFLTTGVALLATLLFKDKLFRLGNTLFLFDSIGLGLFTIVGISKSLEAGLPFWVCIAMGTITGTVGGVVRDVLLNEVPLLFRKDIYALACVAGGVVYFMCRHFSLPAGLTELVAASTVILIRIIALKFHIHLPILSSITTDTGDNENKS; from the coding sequence TTGGAGATAAATTTCACGACTGTAATCGACCTGTCAGGGACCTTTGCCTTTGCCATCAGTGGGATCAGGTTAGCATCAGGCAAGCAGATTGACTGGTTTGGCGCCTATATCATTGGCCTGGTAACGGCTATCGGAGGCGGAACAACCAGGGATTTGCTGCTTGACGTAACGCCGTTCTGGATGGAGGACGGCAAATACTTCCTGACAACGGGCGTGGCGCTGCTCGCCACTTTGCTGTTCAAGGACAAGCTGTTCAGGTTAGGCAACACGCTGTTCTTGTTTGATTCCATTGGCCTCGGGCTGTTTACAATCGTTGGCATCAGCAAAAGCCTTGAGGCGGGCCTGCCCTTTTGGGTTTGCATCGCCATGGGCACTATCACGGGCACAGTCGGGGGTGTCGTTCGGGATGTGCTGCTAAACGAGGTGCCGCTCCTGTTCCGGAAGGATATATATGCGCTTGCCTGTGTAGCAGGAGGAGTTGTTTATTTCATGTGCCGCCACTTCAGCCTCCCGGCAGGCCTGACGGAACTGGTTGCGGCATCTACAGTCATCTTAATCAGGATAATAGCGCTTAAATTCCATATCCATCTGCCGATACTAAGCTCCATAACGACTGATACCGGTGATAATGAAAACAAATCATAG